The following are encoded together in the Naumannella cuiyingiana genome:
- a CDS encoding MFS transporter: protein MNMVRGGSTDDIGAPDRAQPPGSAASHVGIRRAGGASRWRFWATAYALLILLTGTNLPTPLYRSYEASFGFSPFVLTLVFAVYVAALIPSLLVAGPLSDVIGRRRVLLPALVLAALGALGFALASSTGWLFAARILQGLSVGAASGALTAALSELEPTGNRRRAAVITTVASVGGLGLGPVLAGLIAEYAPAPTVAPFVVEIVLLIPAAIAVAQLPATRQTARWRPRRPQIPAAMRTVFMTSGSANFLAFAVIGLFLALIPTYTATLTGSTNLLLGGGTSALMLATSVVVQLLSYGRPPRRLQLAGLPILAVGLGLVVLVGATGSLALLLTATVIAGVGHGLVFLGGLTAVNSNAPSTKHAEVVSSFYVIVYAGVGLPVLGVGLLATVLDLTTAMTWFAGTVAVLCLLVLVALVRTDRVALGE, encoded by the coding sequence ATGAACATGGTACGCGGCGGCAGCACCGACGACATCGGCGCGCCGGACCGGGCTCAGCCTCCCGGCTCGGCGGCATCACATGTCGGCATCCGGCGGGCAGGAGGAGCCAGCCGGTGGAGGTTCTGGGCGACGGCGTATGCGTTGCTGATCCTGCTCACGGGAACCAATCTGCCCACCCCGCTGTACCGGAGCTACGAAGCGTCGTTCGGGTTCTCCCCGTTCGTCCTCACGCTGGTCTTCGCCGTCTATGTCGCGGCTCTCATCCCGTCCCTGCTCGTGGCCGGACCGCTCTCCGATGTGATCGGGCGACGACGGGTCCTGTTGCCGGCGCTTGTCCTGGCAGCCCTGGGCGCACTGGGCTTCGCGCTGGCCAGCAGCACCGGCTGGCTGTTCGCCGCCCGGATCCTCCAGGGTCTCTCGGTAGGTGCGGCGTCCGGAGCACTGACCGCGGCCCTCAGTGAACTCGAGCCGACCGGCAACCGTCGCAGGGCGGCGGTGATCACCACGGTGGCCTCGGTCGGCGGACTCGGCCTGGGACCGGTCCTCGCCGGACTGATCGCCGAGTACGCACCGGCTCCCACCGTGGCCCCGTTCGTCGTCGAGATCGTGCTCCTCATCCCTGCTGCCATTGCCGTCGCGCAGCTGCCCGCGACCCGCCAGACGGCGCGGTGGCGTCCTCGCCGACCGCAGATTCCGGCCGCGATGCGGACCGTGTTCATGACCAGCGGGAGCGCCAACTTCCTCGCCTTCGCCGTCATCGGACTGTTTCTCGCCCTCATCCCGACATACACCGCCACACTGACCGGAAGCACGAACCTGCTCCTCGGCGGCGGGACATCCGCACTCATGCTGGCCACCTCCGTCGTCGTCCAACTCCTCAGCTACGGACGGCCACCACGCCGCCTGCAGCTCGCCGGACTGCCGATCCTCGCGGTGGGGCTGGGCCTCGTCGTGCTGGTCGGGGCCACGGGTTCGCTCGCACTCCTGCTGACGGCCACCGTCATCGCCGGAGTCGGCCACGGGCTGGTGTTCCTCGGCGGTCTCACCGCGGTGAACAGCAACGCCCCTTCGACCAAACACGCCGAGGTGGTGTCGAGCTTCTACGTCATCGTCTATGCCGGCGTCGGCTTGCCCGTGCTCGGTGTGGGCCTCCTCGCCACCGTCCTCGATCTGACCACGGCCATGACCTGGTTCGCCGGAACCGTGGCCGTCTTGTGCCTGCTCGTGCTCGTCGCGCTCGTGCGTACCGACCGCGTAGCCCTTGGCGAGTAG
- a CDS encoding ArsR/SmtB family transcription factor — protein sequence MASRTATKLVHPAADELEFTTVMAALSDPVRLAIVTRLADVEPDGELACTTFALSVSKSTQSGHFKTLREAGVIHQRDEGTRRLNRLRRTDLDDRFPGLLDIVIRQGRDSIAK from the coding sequence ATGGCGAGCAGGACCGCAACCAAACTCGTGCACCCGGCCGCTGACGAGTTGGAGTTCACCACCGTGATGGCAGCGCTCAGCGATCCGGTCCGATTGGCCATCGTCACACGACTCGCCGATGTCGAACCCGACGGCGAACTGGCCTGCACAACCTTCGCGCTGTCCGTCAGCAAGTCGACCCAGAGCGGTCACTTCAAGACCCTCCGCGAAGCGGGAGTGATCCACCAGCGCGACGAGGGGACCAGGCGACTGAACCGGCTCCGGCGTACCGACCTCGACGATCGCTTCCCCGGTCTCCTCGACATCGTCATCCGACAAGGCCGCGACAGCATCGCCAAATAG